A region from the Onychomys torridus chromosome 22, mOncTor1.1, whole genome shotgun sequence genome encodes:
- the LOC118572628 gene encoding refilin-A: MVGHLHLQAMGDTREQSRDGLLDSPDSGLPPSPSPSPPFYALSPGTLDARATTETPGPNEAPAATPLFQSPPALEMRPRLLPVFFGESIKVDPEPPHEIRCNSEVTYASERYFRDKIFYVPVPTVTAYSETIVAAPNCTWRSYRSQLTLEPRPRALRFGSTAIIFPKLARSSFRTTLHCSLGQPRHWFSASLQLQRCGDPVPSSNSPDVL; the protein is encoded by the exons ATGGTGGGTCACCTGCATCTGCAGGCCATGGGGGACACGCGGGAGCAGAGCCGCGACGGCTTGCTGGACAGTCCCGACTCGGGGCTGCCCCCTAGTCCCAGTCCTAGCCCGCCCTTCTATGCCCTGTCGCCGGGCACCCTGGACGCCCGTGCCACCACCGAGACTCCAGGACCCAATGAGGCACCAGCG GCCACTCCCCTCTTCCAAAGTCCCCCGGCCCTAGAGATGAGACCCCGTCTGCTGCCTGTGTTCTTTGGGGAGAGCATCAAGGTGGACCCAGAACCTCCACATGAAATCCG CTGCAACTCTGAGGTCACCTACGCCTCAGAGAGGTACTTCCGCGACAAGATCTTCTACGTTCCGGTGCCCACGGTCACAGCCTACAGTGAGACCATAGTGGCGGCGCCCAACTGCACGTGGCGCAGCTACCGCAGCCAGCTGACCCTAGAGCCTCGCCCGCGTGCCCTGCGCTTCGGGAGCACCGCCATCATCTTCCCCAAGCTGGCCCGCAGCTCCTTCCGCACCACACTGCACTGTAGCCTAGGCCAGCCCCGCCACTGGTTCTCTGCCAGCCTGCAGCTGCAACGGTGCGGTGATCCTGTGCCCAGTTCCAACAGCCCTGATGTACTCTGA